The Vicia villosa cultivar HV-30 ecotype Madison, WI linkage group LG1, Vvil1.0, whole genome shotgun sequence genome includes a region encoding these proteins:
- the LOC131644496 gene encoding auxin-responsive protein IAA12 isoform X1: MSTVSKDDNLALSSEDSSSPDESELELGLGLSLSHPGAKSHQYHQQQNGNYARIFTAKDFSSSSPSSAGTKRPADSLDATNRPSSQVVGWPPLRTYRVNSFNANVKSTEAFNSVAEKSKNNNTVARKSTDNGKEDSNVNVKDKRNLKSSPFVKVNMDGIPIGRKVDLSAHSSYETLVETLEDMFDESSTGVTCKGSNGEDQNMTIRGEKLSILLDGSSKFVLTYEDKEGDWMLVGDVPWRMFVSSVKRLRIMRTSEANGLAPRLEEKSSRPKSKPK, translated from the exons ATGTCTACGGTTTCTAAAGATGATAACTTGGCTCTTTCTTCTGAGGATTCTTCTAGTCCGGATGAGTCTGAGCTTGAATTGGGTCTTGGCTTGAGTCTTTCTCATCCTGGTGCAAAGTCACACCAGTATCATCAGCAGCAGAATGGTAACTATGCTAGGATTTTTACTGCTAaggatttttcttcttcttcaccttCCTCTGCTGGAACTAAGAGACCTGCTGATTCTCTTGATGCTACCAACCGTCCCAG CAGTCAAGTAGTTGGATGGCCTCCCCTTCGAACATACCGAGTGAATAGCTTTAACGCCAACGTGAAATCAACTGAAGCATTCAACTCTGTGGCTGAGAAGAGCAAAAACAACAATACTGTGGCAAGGAAGAGTACTGACAACGGAAAGGAGGATAGTAACGTTAATGTCAAAGATAAAAGAAACCTCAAGAGTTCCCCGTTTGTCAAAGTAAACATGGATGGAATACCAATTGGAAGAAAGGTTGATTTGAGCGCTCACAGCTCCTACGAAACATTGGTAGAGACATTGGAGGACATGTTTGATGAATCATCCACAGGCGTCACTTGCAAAG GATCAAATGGTGAGGATCAGAACATGACTATCAGAGGAGAAAAGCTTTCGATACTGTTGGATGGTTCTTCCAAGTTTGTACTCACTTATGAAGACAAGGAAGGAGATTGGATGCTTGTTGGAGATGTTCCTTGGAG AATGTTCGTTAGTTCCGTGAAGAGGCTAAGAATCATGAGGACATCCGAGGCTAATGGACTTG CACCAAGATTGGAAGAAAAGAGCAGCAGACCGAAAAGCAAGCCGAAATAG
- the LOC131644496 gene encoding auxin-responsive protein IAA12 isoform X2, translating to MSTVSKDDNLALSSEDSSSPDESELELGLGLSLSHPGAKSHQYHQQQNGNYARIFTAKDFSSSSPSSAGTKRPADSLDATNRPSQVVGWPPLRTYRVNSFNANVKSTEAFNSVAEKSKNNNTVARKSTDNGKEDSNVNVKDKRNLKSSPFVKVNMDGIPIGRKVDLSAHSSYETLVETLEDMFDESSTGVTCKGSNGEDQNMTIRGEKLSILLDGSSKFVLTYEDKEGDWMLVGDVPWRMFVSSVKRLRIMRTSEANGLAPRLEEKSSRPKSKPK from the exons ATGTCTACGGTTTCTAAAGATGATAACTTGGCTCTTTCTTCTGAGGATTCTTCTAGTCCGGATGAGTCTGAGCTTGAATTGGGTCTTGGCTTGAGTCTTTCTCATCCTGGTGCAAAGTCACACCAGTATCATCAGCAGCAGAATGGTAACTATGCTAGGATTTTTACTGCTAaggatttttcttcttcttcaccttCCTCTGCTGGAACTAAGAGACCTGCTGATTCTCTTGATGCTACCAACCGTCCCAG TCAAGTAGTTGGATGGCCTCCCCTTCGAACATACCGAGTGAATAGCTTTAACGCCAACGTGAAATCAACTGAAGCATTCAACTCTGTGGCTGAGAAGAGCAAAAACAACAATACTGTGGCAAGGAAGAGTACTGACAACGGAAAGGAGGATAGTAACGTTAATGTCAAAGATAAAAGAAACCTCAAGAGTTCCCCGTTTGTCAAAGTAAACATGGATGGAATACCAATTGGAAGAAAGGTTGATTTGAGCGCTCACAGCTCCTACGAAACATTGGTAGAGACATTGGAGGACATGTTTGATGAATCATCCACAGGCGTCACTTGCAAAG GATCAAATGGTGAGGATCAGAACATGACTATCAGAGGAGAAAAGCTTTCGATACTGTTGGATGGTTCTTCCAAGTTTGTACTCACTTATGAAGACAAGGAAGGAGATTGGATGCTTGTTGGAGATGTTCCTTGGAG AATGTTCGTTAGTTCCGTGAAGAGGCTAAGAATCATGAGGACATCCGAGGCTAATGGACTTG CACCAAGATTGGAAGAAAAGAGCAGCAGACCGAAAAGCAAGCCGAAATAG
- the LOC131644495 gene encoding MDIS1-interacting receptor like kinase 1-like, which yields MQLKNQFFFLLFICCIFCFHSSFSAAENNEASALLSVKAGLIDPLNSFHDWKVTGAAQAHCNWTGVECNSAGAVEKLNLSHMNLSGSVSNEIQSLKSLTFLNLCCNGFESLLSKHITNLTSLKSLDVSQNFFTGDFPLGLGKALGLVTLNASSNNFSGFLPEDLGNVSSLEILDLRGSFFEGSIPKSLCNLSKLKFLGLSGNNLTGKIPVEIGKLSSLESMIIGYNEFEGGIPKEFGNLTKLKYLDLAEGNFSGEIPAELGKLKLLNTVFLYKNSFEGKIPPTIGNMTSLMLLDLSDNMLSGNIPDEISRLKNLQLLNVMRNKLSGPVPAGLGDLPQLEVLELWNNSFSGPLPSDLGKNSPLQWLDVSSNSLSGEIPETLCTKGNLTKLILFNNAFKGPIPTSLSKCPSLVRVRIQNNFLSGTIPVGFGKLGKLQRLELANNSLTGGIPNDIASSTSLSFIDFSRNNLSSSIPSTVISIPNLQTFMVSENNLEGEIPDQFQDCPSLGVLDLSSNFFSGTIPESIASCQKLVKLSLQNNRLTGGIPEAVASMPTLSILDLANNSLTGQIPGSFGISPALETFNVSYNKLQGPVPENGMLKAINPNDLVGNAGLCGGFFPPCGKTSAYSLRHGSSHAKRVIVGWIVGISSILAIGVAALVARSIYTKWYTEGLCFHGRFYRGGKGWPWRLMAFQRLDFTSTDILSCIKESNVIGMGGTGVVYKAEIPQSSTAVAVKKLWRSESDIEVGSSSDDLVGEVNLLGRLRHRNIVRLLGFLYNDTDLMIVYEFMVNGNLGDALHGKQAARLLVDWVSRYNIALGIAQGLAYLHHDCHPPVIHRDIKSNNILLDANLEARIADFGLAKMMIRKNETVSMIAGSYGYIAPEYGYSLKVDEKIDIYSFGIVLLELITGKRPIDPDFGESIDIVGWIRTKIDKNSPEEALDPSVGNCKHVQEEMLLVLRIALLCTAKLPKDRPSMRDVIMMLGEAKPRRKSGKNNDTLTANREMPVIRTSPVNDLL from the exons atGCAGttgaaaaatcagtttttcttctTATTATTCATCTGTTGCATTTTCTGTTTCCATTCTAGCTTTTCTGCTGCAGAAAACAATGAAGCATCTGCATTACTTTCTGTCAAAGCAGGTCTCATTGATCCATTGAATAGTTTTCATGACTGGAAGGTTACAGGTGCAGCTCAAGCTCATTGTAACTGGACAGGTGTCGAATGCAACTCGGCCGGAGCTGTAGAGAAGCTTAATCTCTCACACATGAATCTTAGTGGAAGTGTTTCCAATGAGATACAAAGTTTGAAAAGTCTAACTTTTTTAAACTTGTGCTGCAATGGATTTGAGTCATTACTGTCTAAACACATAACCAATCTTACTTCACTCAAGAGTCTCGACGTAAGCCAGAATTTCTTCACCGGGGACTTTCCGTTAGGCCTTGGAAAGGCGTTGGGACTTGTCACGCTGAATGCATCGAGCAACAATTTCTCAGGTTTTCTTCCTGAGGACCTTGGGAATGTCTCTTCCTTGGAGATACTTGATCTAAGGGGAAGTTTCTTTGAAGGTTCTATTCCTAAGTCCTTATGTAACTTGAGTAAGTTGAAGTTCCTTGGTCTATCAGGAAATAATCTCACCGGGAAAATCCCGGTTGAGATTGGAAAGCTTTCGTCGCTGGAGTCTATGATCATTGGTTATAACGAATTTGAAGGCGGTATTCCAAAAGAGTTTGGAAATTTAACCAAGCTGAAGTATCTTGATTTAGCAGAAGGCAATTTTAGTGGTGAAATTCCTGCTGAGTTGGGAAAGCTCAAGTTATTGAACACAGTTTTCTTATACAAGAACAGTTTTGAAGGAAAAATTCCACCAACTATTGGAAACATGACTTCATTGATGCTGTTGGATCTCTCAGATAACATGTTATCTGGAAACATTCCGGACGAGATTAGTCGGCTGAAGAACTTGCAGCTTCTGAATGTCATGAGGAACAAGCTATCTGGTCCTGTACCTGCTGGCCTTGGAGATTTGCCTCAACTAGAGGTGCTTGAGCTATGGAACAACTCCTTCTCGGGGCCATTGCCTAGTGACCTCGGCAAGAATTCGCCATTGCAGTGGTTGGACGTTTCGTCCAATTCACTTTCTGGCGAAATTCCAGAAACCCTTTGCACTAAGGGAAATCTCACCAAGCTTATACTTTTCAACAATGCCTTCAAGGGTCCAATTCCAACAAGCCTATCAAAATGTCCCTCGCTCGTTCGCGTTCGGATTCAAAACAACTTTCTTTCTGGTACAATCCCTGTTGGTTTTGGTAAGCTTGGGAAGCTTCAGAGACTAGAATTGGCTAACAATAGTCTCACCGGTGGAATTCCGAACGACATTGCTTCTTCGACATCTCTTTCTTTCATTGATTTCTCCAGAAACAACCTCAGCTCTTCCATTCCTTCGACTGTTATTTCCATTCCAAATCTGCAAACGTTCATGGTCTCCGAAAACAACCTGGAAGGTGAGATTCCAGATCAATTCCAGGACTGTCCTTCACTCGGAGTCCTTGATCTCTCATCAAACTTTTTTTCTGGGACCATTCCAGAAAGCATTGCTTCATGTCAGAAATTGGTGAAATTGAGCCTACAGAATAACCGATTGACCGGTGGCATCCCAGAAGCAGTAGCAAGCATGCCTACATTGTCTATTCTTGATCTTGCTAACAACTCTCTAACTGGTCAAATACCTGGTAGCTTTGGCATATCTCCAGCTCTGGAAACATTCAATGTCTCATACAACAAGCTACAAGGTCCTGTCCCGGAAAACGGCATGCTAAAAGCAATTAATCCAAATGATCTTGTGGGAAATGCTGGCCTATGTGGTGGTTTCTTCCCTCCATGTGGAAAAACCTCGGCATACTCATTAAGGCACGGAAGCTCGCACGCAAAGCGCGTTATTGTAGGATGGATAGTTGGAATATCTTCAATCTTAGCCATTGGAGTTGCTGCTTTGGTAGCAAGATCTATATACACGAAGTGGTACACCGAAGGATTGTGCTTCCATGGAAGATTTTATAGAGGTGGCAAAGGGTGGCCATGGAGATTGATGGCATTTCAGAGACTTGATTTTACGAGTACCGATATCCTATCCTGCATCAAAGAATCAAACGTGATAGGCATGGGAGGAACCGGCGTTGTTTATAAGGCCGAGATACCACAATCAAGTACAGCTGTGGCTGTCAAAAAACTGTGGAGATCAGAATCAGATATCGAGGTAGGAAGTAGTAGCGACGATCTTGTTGGAGAGGTGAATCTTCTAGGGAGGCTAAGGCATAGAAATATTGTTAGACTACTAGGTTTTCTTTATAATGACACAGATTTGATGATAGTTTATGAATTTATGGTGAATGGAAACCTTGGAGATGCCTTGCATGGTAAACAAGCTGCAAGATTGCTTGTTGACTGGGTTTCCCGGTATAACATAGCACTGGGAATCGCACAAGGACTCGCTTATCTTCATCATGACTGTCATCCACCTGTTATTCATCGAGACATCAAGTCGAATAACATACTGCTCGACGCAAATCTTGAGGCGAGGATAGCAGATTTCGGATTAGCCAAGATGATGATTCGGAAGAATGAAACAGTCTCCATGATTGCTGGATCCTATGGATACATTGCTCCTG AATATGGATACTCCTTGAAGGTAGATGAAAAGATTGACATTTACAGCTTTGGAATAGTTCTGTTGGAGCTGATAACAGGAAAGCGGCCGATAGATCCGGATTTCGGAGAATCTATCGACATTGTAGGGTGGATTAGAACAAAGATAGACAAAAATTCACCAGAAGAAGCATTAGACCCAAGTGTAGGAAACTGTAAACATGTTCAAGAAGAGATGCTTTTAGTTCTCAGAATAGCACTTCTCTGCACTGCTAAGCTACCTAAGGACAGACCCTCCATGAGAGATGTTATAATGATGCTAGGAGAGGCAAAACCAAGGAGAAAAAGTGGTAAGAACAATGATACATTAACTGCTAACAGAGAGATGCCAGTAATTAGAACTTCACCAGTTAATGACCTTCTGTAG